Proteins from a single region of Esox lucius isolate fEsoLuc1 chromosome 13, fEsoLuc1.pri, whole genome shotgun sequence:
- the LOC105014644 gene encoding retinoic acid receptor RXR-alpha-B isoform X1, with amino-acid sequence METKSFLSFGFLKGQSSKASPDRRIPGEEGNLLTACSCLPAATDSSGQLSTASLSFHHIHSGTGPRALHSPHSLSPCTVNSSGPLASSVTSLALSVTSLASSNTILASSVTSLASSVASLAQPVATCPAGLTSTSTSLAFSTRHSPQLNSPLRSAGTVEDFKSPPGLSRVLKATSQPTGTCVSLNKHICAICGDRASGKHYGVHSCEGCKGFFKRTVRKELMYTCRDNKDCLIDKRQRNRCQYCRYQKCLTTGMNRDAVQEERQWAKERSESEVDSLSSAIKDMPVERIEEAERSVEPNTDRYIDRSLGFPTNRPPELNDPVTSICQAADKQLFTLVGWAKRIPHFSELAMDDQVVLLRAGWNELLIASFSHHSITVNDGILLASGVHLHRDRAHSAGVGPIFDRVLSELVCKMRDMQMDRSELGCLRAIVLFNPDSKGLSNPGAVEALREQVYASLEAYCRHKYPDQPGRFAKLLLRLPALRSIGLKCLEHLSFFRLIGETPVDTSLVELLEAPNQMK; translated from the exons GCTTCCTCAAAGGCCAGTCGTCCAAAGCTAGTCCTGATCGAAGGATCCCTGGGGAGGAGGGCAACTTGCTCACAGCATGCTCGTGCCTCCCAGCTGCCACGG acTCCTCTGGCCAGCTGTCCACAGCGTCTCTTAGCTTTCACCACATCCACAGTGGAACGGGTCCTCGTGCCCTGCATTCGCCTCACTCTCTCAGTCCGTGTACCGTGAACTCCTCAGGCCCCCTGGCCTCGTCCGTTACCAGCCTGGCCTTGTCCGTTACCAGCCTGGCCTCGTCCAATACCATCCTGGCATCGTCTGTTACAAGTCTGGCATCATCCGTTGCCAGCCTGGCCCAACCTGTCGCCACCTGCCCAGCCGGGCTCACCTCGACCTCCACCAGTTTGGCCTTTAGCACCAGACACAGCCCTCAG CTGAACTCACCACTACGCTCCGCCGGCACAGTGGAAGACTTCAAATCCCCACCAGGCCTCAGCAGAGTGCTCAAGGCTACTTCACAGCCTACAGGCACGTGTGTCTCCCTCAACAAGCACATCTGTGCCATCTGTGGAGACCGCGCCTCAG GCAAGCACTACGGAGTTCACAGCTGTGAAGGCTGCAAGGGCTTCTTCAAGAGGACGGTGAGGAAGGAGCTGATGTACACTTGTCGCGACAACAAGGACTGTCTGATCGACAAGCGCCAACGGAACCGCTGTCAGTACTGCCGCTACCAGAAGTGTCTGACCACGGGCATGAACAGAGACG CTGTGCAGGAGGAGCGCCAGTGGGCCAAGGAGAGGAGCGAGAGCGAAGTGGACTCCCTGAGTTCTGCTATCAAGGACATGCCTgtggagaggatagaggaggCAGAGCGCTCTGTGGagccaaacacagacagatacattgACAGAAGTCTGGGCTTTCCCACCAACCGT CCACCTGAGCTCAACGACCCTGTGACCAGTATATGTCAGGCAGCAGACAAGCAGCTGTTCACCCTGGTGGGGTGGGCCAAGAGGATCCCCCACTTCTCAGAGCTGGCCATGGACGACCAGGTCGTCCTCCTGAGAGCAG GGTGGAATGAACTCCTCATCGCGTCCTTCTCACATCACTCCATCACTGTGAATGATGGCATTCTGCTGGCCTCCGGAGTCCACCTGCATCGTGACCGCGCCCACAGTGCCGGGGTGGGGCCCATCTTTGACAG AGTGCTGAGTGAGCTGGTGTGTAAAATGCGGGACATGCAGATGGACAGGTCTGAGTTAGGTTGCCTTCGGGCCATCGTTCTTTTCAACCCAG ACTCCAAAGGCCTGTCAAACCCAGGTGCAGTTGAGGCCCTCAGAGAGCAGGTGTATGCTTCCTTGGAGGCCTACTGCAGACACAAATATCCTGACCAGCCCGGAAG ATTTGCCAAACTGTTACTTCGATTGCCAGCCCTACGTTCCATTGGCCTCAAGTGTCTGGAACACTTGTCCTTCTTCAGACTCATAGGGGAAACACCCGTTGACACATCCCTTGTGGAACTGTTAGAAGCTCCAAACCAAATGAAGTGA
- the LOC105014644 gene encoding retinoic acid receptor RXR-alpha-B isoform X2, which produces METKSFLSFGFLKGQSSKASPDRRIPGEEGNLLTACSCLPAATDSSGQLSTASLSFHHIHSGTGPRALHSPHSLSPCTVNSSGPLASSVTSLALSVTSLASSNTILASSVTSLASSVASLAQPVATCPAGLTSTSTSLAFSTRHSPQLNSPLRSAGTVEDFKSPPGLSRVLKATSQPTGTCVSLNKHICAICGDRASGKHYGVHSCEGCKGFFKRTVRKELMYTCRDNKDCLIDKRQRNRCQYCRYQKCLTTGMNRDAVQEERQWAKERSESEVDSLSSAIKDMPVERIEEAERSVEPNTDRYIDRSLGFPTNRPPELNDPVTSICQAADKQLFTLVGWAKRIPHFSELAMDDQVVLLRAGWNELLIASFSHHSITVNDGILLASGVHLHRDRAHSAGVGPIFDRVLSELVCKMRDMQMDRSELGCLRAIVLFNPGD; this is translated from the exons GCTTCCTCAAAGGCCAGTCGTCCAAAGCTAGTCCTGATCGAAGGATCCCTGGGGAGGAGGGCAACTTGCTCACAGCATGCTCGTGCCTCCCAGCTGCCACGG acTCCTCTGGCCAGCTGTCCACAGCGTCTCTTAGCTTTCACCACATCCACAGTGGAACGGGTCCTCGTGCCCTGCATTCGCCTCACTCTCTCAGTCCGTGTACCGTGAACTCCTCAGGCCCCCTGGCCTCGTCCGTTACCAGCCTGGCCTTGTCCGTTACCAGCCTGGCCTCGTCCAATACCATCCTGGCATCGTCTGTTACAAGTCTGGCATCATCCGTTGCCAGCCTGGCCCAACCTGTCGCCACCTGCCCAGCCGGGCTCACCTCGACCTCCACCAGTTTGGCCTTTAGCACCAGACACAGCCCTCAG CTGAACTCACCACTACGCTCCGCCGGCACAGTGGAAGACTTCAAATCCCCACCAGGCCTCAGCAGAGTGCTCAAGGCTACTTCACAGCCTACAGGCACGTGTGTCTCCCTCAACAAGCACATCTGTGCCATCTGTGGAGACCGCGCCTCAG GCAAGCACTACGGAGTTCACAGCTGTGAAGGCTGCAAGGGCTTCTTCAAGAGGACGGTGAGGAAGGAGCTGATGTACACTTGTCGCGACAACAAGGACTGTCTGATCGACAAGCGCCAACGGAACCGCTGTCAGTACTGCCGCTACCAGAAGTGTCTGACCACGGGCATGAACAGAGACG CTGTGCAGGAGGAGCGCCAGTGGGCCAAGGAGAGGAGCGAGAGCGAAGTGGACTCCCTGAGTTCTGCTATCAAGGACATGCCTgtggagaggatagaggaggCAGAGCGCTCTGTGGagccaaacacagacagatacattgACAGAAGTCTGGGCTTTCCCACCAACCGT CCACCTGAGCTCAACGACCCTGTGACCAGTATATGTCAGGCAGCAGACAAGCAGCTGTTCACCCTGGTGGGGTGGGCCAAGAGGATCCCCCACTTCTCAGAGCTGGCCATGGACGACCAGGTCGTCCTCCTGAGAGCAG GGTGGAATGAACTCCTCATCGCGTCCTTCTCACATCACTCCATCACTGTGAATGATGGCATTCTGCTGGCCTCCGGAGTCCACCTGCATCGTGACCGCGCCCACAGTGCCGGGGTGGGGCCCATCTTTGACAG AGTGCTGAGTGAGCTGGTGTGTAAAATGCGGGACATGCAGATGGACAGGTCTGAGTTAGGTTGCCTTCGGGCCATCGTTCTTTTCAACCCAG GTGACTAG